In Tenrec ecaudatus isolate mTenEca1 chromosome 4, mTenEca1.hap1, whole genome shotgun sequence, a single window of DNA contains:
- the GLYCTK gene encoding glycerate kinase: MASALLGLARAPVRPLPWGGLAARLASSMALPEQAQQLFESAVSAVLPGPMLHRVLVVDPSGKQLKVRDRSFHLRNNLYLVGFGKAVLGMAAAAEELLGQHLVQGVISVPRGIRAAVELAGKHEMLLKPHSRIQVFEGAENNLPDRDALRASLAIRQLAEGLTADDLLLVLISGGGSALLPAPIPPVTLEEKQMLTKLLAARGATIQELNTIRKALSQLKGGGLAQAAYPAQVVSLILSDVVGDPVEVIASGPTVASSHSVQDCLHILTRYGLRAALPRSVKTVLARADSNPRGPHTCGHVLNVVIGSNQLALAETQRQAEALGFRAVVLSAAVQGNVRTVAQFYALLALEAGARLTSAGAAGAPGAEDRELHQLAAELQLPDLRLLEALEAVAGARGPVCLLAGGEPTVQLQGSGRGGRNQELALRVGVELGRQPLGPVDVLFFSGGTDGQDGPTEAAGAWVTAELASQAAAEGLDPAAFMAENDSHTFFCRLQGGTHLQYSGLTGTNVMDTHFLLLRPR; the protein is encoded by the exons ATGGCTTCAGCCCTGCTAGGCTTGGCCCGAGCCCCTGTACGGCCGCTTCCCTGGGGGGGTCTGGCGGCCCGGCTGGCCAGCAGCATGGCTCTGCCGGAGCAGGCACAGCAGCTGTTTGAGAGCGCCGTGAGTGCTGTGTTGCCGGGCCCCATGCTGCACCGGGTGCTGGTCGTGGACCCCAGTGGCAAGCAGCTGAAGGTGCGGGACCGGAGCTTTCACCTGCGCAACAACCTGTACCTGGTGGGCTTCGGCAAGGCCGTGCTGGGCATGGCGGCTGCCGCTGAGGAGCTGCTGGGCCAGCATCTGGTACAGGGCGTGATCAGCGTGCCCAGGGGCATCCGCGCTGCGGTGGAGCTTGCCGGCAAGCA CGAGATGCTCCTGAAGCCTCACAGCCGCATCCAGGTGTTCGAGGGCGCCGAGAACAACCTGCCCGACCGGGACGCGCTCAGGGCCTCGCTGGCCATCCGGCAGCTGGCCGAGGGGCTCACGGCCGACGACCTGCTGCTGGTGCTCATTTCAG GGGGGGGCTCGGCCCTGCTGCCCGCCCCCATCCCCCCCGTGACTCTGGAGGAGAAGCAGATGCTCACTAAACTGCTGGCTGCCCGGGGGGCCACCATCCAGGAGCTGAACACCATCCGCAAGGCCCTGTCTCAGCTCAAGGGAGGGGGGCTGGCGCAGGCTGCGTACCCGGCTCAG GTGGTGAGCCTGATCCTGTCTGACGTGGTGGGGGATCCCGTGGAGGTGATTGCCAGTGGCCCCACCGTGGCGAGCTCCCACAGTGTGCAGGACTGCCTGCACATCCTCACCCGCTACGGCCTGCGGGCTGCCCTGCCACGCTCAGTGAAGACCGTGCTGGCCCGGGCCGACTCCAACCCCCGAGGACCACACACCTGCGGTCACGTCCTCAACGTGGTCATCGGCTCCAACCAGCTGGCACTGGCCGAGACCCAGCGGCAGGCTGAGGCGCTGGGTTTCCGGGCGGTGGTGCTGAGTGCCGCCGTGCAGGGCAATGTGAGAACTGTGGCCCAGTTCTACGCACTGCTAGCCCTAGAGGCGGGGGCCCGCCTCACCTCCGCTGGGGCGGCTGGCGCTCCTGGGGCAGAGGACAGGGAACTGCATCAGCTGGCTGCTGAGCTGCAGCTCCCAGACCTGCGGCTGCTGGAGGCCCTGGAGGCCGTGGCCGGGGCTCGGGGTCCTGTCTGCCTGCTGGCTGGTGGCGAGCCCACGGTGCAGCTCCAGGGTTCAGGCAGGGGTGGCCGGAACCAGGAGCTGGCACTGCGTGTCGGGGTGGAGCTAGGGCGGCAGCCGCTGGGGCCTGTTGACGTGCTGTTTTTCAGTGGTGGCACGGATGGGCAGGATGGGCCCACAGAGGCTGCCGGGGCCTGGGTCACAGCTGAGCTAGCCAGCCAGGCCGCTGCCGAGGGGCTGGACCCAGCCGCCTTTATGGCCGAGAATGACTCTCATACTTTCTTCTGCCGCCTCCAGGGCGGGACTCACCTGCAGTACTCGGGGCTGACGGGCACCAATGTCATGGACACCCACTTCCTGCTCCTGCGGCCGAGGTGA